The following is a genomic window from Spirochaetaceae bacterium.
GAGACCGCACGGCGCCGGCACCGTGGATGAAGCACGGCGGACGGTGGCGGAACTCTGCCGCGCGTTCCCCATCTACTCCCCAGCAGCCTCGTGTAGATCGTCCGCCGGCAGCGAGACCCCCGAAACCGCCCCGCACGGATGACAGCCGTGCGGAAGTTCTCGTTCCCGTAGAGTCGCGCCAATCAGGCGTCCTCGTTCTCACGGATGCTGGCATTGATCTCCTGTTGGTGGGAACGGACATATGCCCACGCGTTGGTCAGATCTTCCGCCCTGAGCGTCGGGTAGGCGCCGAGCAACTCAGCCTCGCTGGTGCCAAGCCCTCGGGCATGCTCCAGTATCCAGACCGGTATTCTGGTTCTTACGATGCAGGGGTCTCCTCCGCACACCTTGGGGCTACTCTCGATTCCGGGAAGAGCGTCTCCCACGTCGCGCGCAACCCACTGCAAGACCTGTGCCTTTTCCGCTCTCGTCATGGTTGTCAGAAGCTTCTCGACCTGTCCGAGCGCACCCATCACCTACCTCCCGAGAGAGCCGGCCCCGCCTTGAATCCTGCACTCTCGCCGTCAAACTTGCCCCCCCTGCGAGTCGATGTCAACGCGGGGAATGGTTGCCGGGTTGCGGTCAGAACGAGAGTGAACGCCTGCCACGATACGCTGTCTCAGTCTCTTGGAGCGACGAGGCCGACGAGGCCCGCACGACGGGTGACAGCCGCGCCGCTCTCTGCGACCATGGGGCAGTGCGCACGTTCAATACCGAGGGACCCGTTGTCGCCGCGGACCACTACCACATTCCGCCGCTGGAGCGGATCGATCTCGACGTGGTGCTCGGTCTGGTCCGGGACAAGAAGTACTTCGTCCTGCACGCACCGCGGCAGACCGGCAAGACCTCGGCGCTGCTTGCGCTCCGTGACCTGCTCAACAACGGCGTGGAGGGCGATTACCGCTGTGTGTACGCCAACGTCGAGGATGGCCAGGCGACGCGCGAGAACGTGGCCGAGGGCATGCGCACCGTGCTCGCCGAACTGGCGCTCCAGGCAAGCCTGACGCTGGGCGATGACACCCTGGAGGAACTCTGGCCGGCGGTGCTGGAGCGCGTGGGGCCGGCCCAGGCACTGCGGCACGCTCTGTTGCGTTGGAGCATGGCCGACCCGCGGCCGTTGGTGTTGCTGATCGACGAGATCGACGCCCTGATAGGCGACACGCTGCTGGCGGTGCTGCGGCAGTTGCGCACCGGCTACGTC
Proteins encoded in this region:
- a CDS encoding DUF433 domain-containing protein, whose product is MGALGQVEKLLTTMTRAEKAQVLQWVARDVGDALPGIESSPKVCGGDPCIVRTRIPVWILEHARGLGTSEAELLGAYPTLRAEDLTNAWAYVRSHQQEINASIRENEDA